Within Scleropages formosus chromosome 24, fSclFor1.1, whole genome shotgun sequence, the genomic segment CCTTTAACGCTTGGAGGCAGTCAGTGGTTGAGAGGAGAGAATTGCTCAACCCACCAAACTGCCCAGAGCTTGAACATCAGCTAGTGTCATAATTGAACCATAATTTTCTGCCTTGTTGAAggttttactctgtgtgtgtgcgtgttgttcTACTAACCTGTGACAGTAAAGCTTTAACATGCTCTCCAGAGCtctttgtataaatggataatggCATGAAATGCACACCGAAAGGGCAAATCGGTCCGTTTTATTTGTGTCCGCAGTGAACAAGATCCTAGATGTGTATCTGAACAGTACAGAGCCACTGCTGGCCCTCAGAGGAGACCGCTTCGCTCTCAACTGTACCGTTACAGCGGCATGGAACTCCCGAGTTTCCATCACCTGGAGATATCCTGGACAGGTGAGAGCAGGTAGATGGGGCAGGTGCAGCTAATTCTCCATTCTGACACATCGTACCCCCACGTTCCCCTCGCTTCCTGTGCCTTTCCAAGTTGAGGAGACtctgtgtgttgctctgctgaCATTCTGCCTTCCTGTGTGTGCGCATGAAAGACCGATGGCTCAGCCTCCATCAGCCGTCGTATTTTGGAGGGCCAATCCAGCCGGGTCTTCTACAGCATTCTGTCCATCCCCCAGCTGAGGCGGTCAGACCACGGGCTGTACGTCTGCCGCGTGACCAGCGGCCCATCCTCTCGAGAAACGAATGTCTCCCTCACTGTCTATGGTGAGAACCACAAACATCTGTACCCACCGCTGCATCCATTTTACTAGAGTCAGTGAGCAGCATTGCCACACCCGCATCGTTTCACAGTAACAGTACTCAGCTGGTCAGCCTGAACTCGCTCTTGATCCTGTGGCCCAGTTATGGTTAGTAAGGTGGACGTAGCTGCCCTCAGGTCCTGACACATCTCTTTTCCCCTCAGACCAGCCCTTCATTCGGCTCAAGCACAGACATGGACCTTTGCTGGAGGCCCTGGCTGGACAGAAGGCCTACAAACTGTCCGTGAAGCTGCGTGCCTTCCCCACGCCCCAGGTCATCTGGTAGGAGCTATCCCTGTCACTGTTGTACTGCAGTAAAACCAGCTGTGAATCCCTGGAGCTGTTTACTAAGCTGGGACTTGTGCCCAAAGTGATCCTAATGCCCAGAGAACAGTGTCAGTGCTCATCAGTGTCAGTAACTCCTCTTGGTCTGGTCCGAGACCGAGGATGGAGACTCTGCTGCTCGTGGTCATTAAGAGAATCCGTGGACATCGACGtctattcattcagcagatgcttttctgcttttACAAAGTTGCATAtcactcagagtaaacagaataTCTGTGTGCACTTATCAAGCAGTACTGTATTTGTCGCTAGTGATCACGTGTGAGACATACCTGATAAACCAGGCAATTTCAGTTTCGTGGTTTTTAGGTACAACACAGGTTGTGAAgataaagctgtaaaaaaaaaaaaaaaaaaaaaaaaaaaaaagagttgccGTTCAAACCTGCCACAGCCCTGCTAGTTTTATCAAGTATTCATATATGACTGCATGTGTAGCGATTCATGTGTACATGAATGGTTGACGCGTATGACCCCGAGCCGCTTCCTGTGGCAGGCTGAAGGACGGAGCAGTGGCTGCAGAGCGGTGCTCGCGCTACAACGTGGAGGGCAATTCCTTGGTGATCCGTGATGTGGCACCAGAGGATGCTGGAGTCTACACTGTCCTGGTGGGAATCCAGCAGTACAGGCTGTACAAGAATTTGACCATCTCTCTGGTGGTGAACAGTGAGTGTCACACCTGTCCTGTTCGCGCACATTTGCACTGCTCTGAGCCCAGGCTGTGTGTCGAACTGTCATCCCCACACACTAAAATGTCTCTTCGGCACTGTTCATTTCGTTTCCAGTGAAGCCCCAGATCGAGGAGAAGGCAGTGTCGCTCCAGGACTCGGGGATCGTCCGTCTAGGCACCTCACGGGCTTTGCTCTGTACCTCCGCAGGGATTCCGCCCGCTAAGATCCACTGGCTTTGGTACCCATGTCCACAGAAAGGCCCGTAAGTGTTCTCCTGATTGAGCTAGAtgtgcacataaacacactccTTCATACTGAGCTCCACTTTGACCACTGCTTCCCTGCCTCATGTTGACCACTGTGGACCACTGTTGACCGCTGCTGCTCACTGCTGCCATGACCACAGCTCCTTGACACGACCCTTAGCCAAAGTTAGTGACTAACAGATTTCGTATGGACACACTTGCTATTCTGAAACGTTTTGGCTGCTCCCAGAaccagaaaaattaatatttttttgcagatgacctTGATTAGCTTCCAGTCATGTACTTTTAACAGTTTAACTGGCtggatatttaatatttttattctacatattttgttctgttctgtcTTAATGGtgaaaaagcagttttaaatttaaatgtacaagtTCAAGAGGGTGTGTAGTCCTGGTGTAGCCtttgagctctgtgtgtgtgtgtgtgtgtgtggagacttTGTTTTGTCTACCTCAGTATGTGTTCAGACCGCATTTCCTTCTCATATTCAGGAGACATCATTGTGGAGGCCTTTAATGTGCCTTTGTGTATGTCTGCGTGCTcgaatgtttgtgtgtatcaattgtgcatgtgtgtttgtatgtgtgcataTCTGTAAGTGTCCCTGTGATtgcgtgtgtctgcatgtgtacGTGTGTGGCGCAAGACAACTTCAATGGATCCCAGTTCCGTGTTCCCAGGCTCTATGTGTTCACTTCTAAATCAAACGCTGAGATTTAATGAATTTCCTCTTGAGGATCCAGGGTGACAGGATTGTTTGTTGTTTCTATTTCTCGGAAGGATCCTGCGATGCCTTTTCtacactctgacacacacagacacacacacacacacacacacacacacacaccatttacGGCTTTCATGAGAACTGAGGGCCCCACATGTAGATCCGGTCCACGGTCTGAGAAGCGCATTTCGAAGACATCACCTTTCCAATGTCAAAGAATATCTGCAcagtctttctctctctctctctctctcacacaacacacacacacacacacacacacacacacacacacacacactcatgtttTCCTGTCATTGTGGAGCTTTTGCACCAGCTCTCGAATTAATGCAGCAAATGACTAATAACTCCAGTCACCAATGGAGCATAAAAGTTAATGACAAAACATTTTGACCCTATATTAGTGTCTGtcgtggtgttttttttttttttttttctcttcaataTTATGTGGGCGTCATCTAGAAAGGTCAGTCAAGATTTGAAAaatctttacacacacacactctaaagCACGCAGTGCTGAATATGAATAACCACACAGTATTTCACAGTAACACAAACCACTCTTGACACGTACATAGATGGCTACTGGCAAAAAAACATtctttcttacacacacacacgttcattCACAGCCAGTCTTCCATGCATTCTTTACACACGGTGTTAcacccctgcacacacacagtcaaaccATCACACACTTACTGTTGATTCAAGTGTCACTCAGGGACATAAAAGCTGAATAACTATACagtagtgtgtctgtgtgtt encodes:
- the flt1 gene encoding vascular endothelial growth factor receptor 1 isoform X5 yields the protein MIYLAVFVLCGFPGGALAKGQKSKARLSSPVLDVQARYLAMEANQTLHLNCKGRWELSWTFPKTVVKDLHSLTVVEHRCGKQDKLHCSSLRLSPALVKHTGSFSCTYQRNHKKQAAVYVYVTGRYQPFVEMHTEVPEVLYLKEGQALTFPCRVTTPDLQVSLVKFPGQRLIPDQKNIIWNSMRGFIVPNPTFQHIGLFSCEITVDGLLYSNKYLTHRQVNKILDVYLNSTEPLLALRGDRFALNCTVTAAWNSRVSITWRYPGQTDGSASISRRILEGQSSRVFYSILSIPQLRRSDHGLYVCRVTSGPSSRETNVSLTVYDQPFIRLKHRHGPLLEALAGQKAYKLSVKLRAFPTPQVIWLKDGAVAAERCSRYNVEGNSLVIRDVAPEDAGVYTVLVGIQQYRLYKNLTISLVVNMKPQIEEKAVSLQDSGIVRLGTSRALLCTSAGIPPAKIHWLWYPCPQKGPTPAPLA